taacaatatgcTGGggtttttaaaagattttattaaatttaaaaaataaacgtaaaaaatacaaaaggaattaaatttttatttattaaaaataaataaattattaatattcttgattcaaaaatattttacagtAGTTgtttataaactttatagTAAAAGTCAACATTATCCCAATTACATTTtgctttaaaatttttttatttattattaacagCAGAATTTAATAATGGCTACACAACAAGCAGGTATAGGAagtttattatcattaattaaagGCACTAAAAAATCtagtgaaaataatatttcacaTGTTGTCAAAAAGGAGACAAAAGTAActgaaaatatttcaattaaattacCTGATGTGAATTATGATTTTTCAAATGAACCAACGCTTATTGAATTGGAAAAAGATTGCTTTATGGATAAGGCTAAACTTAAAAGACCTTCGgttaaatttgataataattatattagaactgtaaaatttaacaaaaatggaaattatttaatatcatcTTCACAGGATCGTATACTTAggctatttttttttgataaaaattccAATCCTAAGATCAGATTAGTTCGTGAAAAAGAATGTGCAGGATTTATTTATGATGCATGTTGGAGTAAAACAAATGATGTATTTGCTTTTACTAGTTTTCAATCTCCAATTCATTTATATGATACTAATGGTGAATgtataaatacttttaaaggaattaataatttagacGAAATGGATACAGCAAAATGTGTTTGTTTTACAAATGATAGTAATAATGTTATTGCTGGTTACAAAGACAAGATAAGAATATTTGACATGGAGAAATCAGGAAAACAGATATATGATattaatacatataaaaaatttaatggtGGTCAGAAAGGAAATTTTACATGTCTTCGGGTAAATCCAATAAAtgataatctttttatagGATCAACAACAGGAGATGTAATTGGAGTTTATTCACTGAGTGATAATTCATGTCAAATGTTGATATCACATGAATTTGATGGAATTACATGGATGGAATATTCAAAAGATggtcaatatatttttattggaGGAAGAAAAGATGAAGGAATTTCATGTTATGATACAAGAATGTTaggtataaaattatatgatattCCTCGACCTGGTGTACATAATCAACGCATAGAATTTGAAATTGATCCATCTggatcatttttattttcaggAACAACTTTAGGAAGTTTAAGAATTACAGATCTTCGTTCTGGACCATCTTTTCAAAATACTAAAGaattcaatattttatcaacttCAATTCCTTCTTTGTCACTTCATCCAGAAGAAAATTTTGTTGCACTTGGTCATGGACAAAGAATATTTCCAAgttctatttttattgatgaaGATGACAATAATGAGGTAACAGAAAATATACCAATTAATAATGGCAtaagtatttataaattttaattgtatctcactattaattttttatttgtatatatataaaaacttatctctttaaaaatttagaatacaactaaaaataaaactatgtATTTCTTACAATATCTATGctagtattaaaatattaaaaaaatttttccatttATAAATAGTACCACGTTTTTGTACttataaacattatattgaaattaataaatactcagaaaaaaatgaagaagaTACCCACACTAACATTGAACAGAAcgtttaacataaaaatattttgctcatgttaaaaatacataaatgCCATTAAAGCcgaatataaaatatagataTCTTTGGCTAATTTctgaatatttttgaaaattagaaaataaataatatttttttctgaaaaacattgaatagaaatcgaatAAAACCAAtcccatcttcataggataagtatttcttgagatactgaaaagtcgggaacaatgaatattttagaaaaatttccgcctttggtcatatcttgcttcaaaatcatgataaataaaatcagatttctgcaatcgtcttctaatgagttttcaagtagggtctaccttcaaaatttttttatatctttaagtaCTTGCGAGATatcaaaaaatgatgacaatggattacgcgcgaaaaagtaccaagtttcatatctcaagaacggtttaatatttaaaaaacttttcaacGTACGGTACAtcttaaatcaaaaaataagcCCAGCGCAACAAATTTCATGAACCTGTGACTTCAttaacttgagttatcactacattgttaaaacttttttttaaacatatttcttatcatatcttcatttttagaagtcctaTTAAGATGTGATtaggcttaatgaatttctcaTAAAAAAGTGATCtagaataaagtatttatttttaaaatttacaatattatcataaaaatcgagatttaaaaaaaatattccccaatttcgcccctcaactttgaatcattataactcctgaagtttcaatttttgaatattgttgattatattcaaatttcatcccatttcaagggctatcgaatgactattgttttataatcaaattccaaaaaaaaatgtttattttttgtcacctttttagaggtaaaattagaaatctagaaaattttcaactaatttttatatctctgaaaataataatgttatagcTATGAAAATTACTTATCTAgactaatttttaaattgaaatcgaatgaaactaatttcatcttcataggataaGTATTTTCTGAGATACTGAAAAATCGGGGTACAacgaatattttagaaaaatttccgcttTTGTTCATAAATCTCTTTACAATAAAGATAAATGCAATCAGATTTTTGCaatctttttcaaaaaacttttcatatggggtctaccttcaaaacattttatatgttCAAATATTATCgggatataaaaaattaggtTAACAGATAAATCGTAAAAATGTATCTAGCTATATgtctaaaaatttatgaaattcagaaaattattttaacatgaGATATATctgattttataaaagaattccagggtattaatatttattgttttaagtGGTCTTTAATCCGTGTTATCAGTAATTACTTTAACacatttttaaacaatatttcaTGTTATATCTCATTTCGGTCCagtcttttaaaaaaatatgttttttctttcatgctccaaaaaaaattattttgatctagcatataatttattgttttgaatgaatttttttaatttttttgaatataatttttatgctttaatttttatattgctaaatttctataactttaatttaaaatttatgtatgTTTTTagctttattataaatacagttaactaatatataaatttttttttttctattaaaattaagttttaatataaaatttttttattttatttagaaaattttaatattacataaaaaataattaaaatattttttttatatacaaattatatatgcaaaaaaatttttttaaataatagtaGTGTATATAACATGGAacaaagtaaaaaaaatgtggaatctaaaaaaaaagatttaattttatcaaaaaatcatttaatatcaaaattgGATAGGTTGGCTAATTCCTCAGTAAATAGTgtatatagtaaaaatttattagttggaagaaaatcaaaaaaaacaagaatgttttttagtaataaaaaagataatggACATATTGAGTGTGATATTGAGGAACAAACATATTTTCATGGTCTTTTGCCTCGAAAATATATAgggtaatttttaatatatttttaaaacaattatattattttagaagcaattttaaaaatccaggtgattatttaatattgttaaaatatagaGGAACAGAACCACGTTATTTTTTGGAATTATTAGATGGTGATATATTGGTTAAAAGAATTGAAATAGTTAAAGAAAAtggttattattatttaagtaTTTCTGGTGacaatttaaaatcattttcatCTATACCATCATtagttaaatattatcatcGAAATCAAATACCTGGATATATATGTTTGAAAAATCCTATTCAACGTCccaaaactttttattgtcattcttatgtaaaatataacaaaaatgatGATTTAATTGGAAAAGGAAGTTTTTCTACAATATATAAAGGAATTATAAATGAAGGTCCTCATAAAGGTACACcaacaattataaaatttttagatcaTGGAAAAAAAGAGACAGacaaagaatattttaaaactattaaaaaaacttataaatatttaattaaagaagcttcaatattatttgaaacaaatgataagaatattttaactttttatggTATATGTATAGATAATCTTCCAATTGCTTTATTAATAGAGTATTGTCCTGAAGGTACTTTAGAAtcacatttaaaaaaagagaaaaataatatttgtataggtgaattattatattattgttatgaTATTGTAAAAGGAATGAAACATTTATCTATGCTTAAAATTGTTCACAAAAACTTAACACCATctagtatttttatatcaaataatggttatttaaaaattggttCTTTTAGTAAAGCAAGTGAATATGGTTGTAATGATACAATGCCAACAGAAATAGAATTAAGATATCAACCTCCAGAATATatgttaaacaaaaatattgaattaaATGAAAGTACTGATATTTGGTCATATGGTATTACtgtatttcaaatttttaataatggtTTACTTCCATTACAAGAGATAAATGATGAACAATTTAAAGAAAGAATtcttcaaaataattttttttcatttccaAAAAAATGCCCTGATACATTGTCTTTCGGTATGAAAAAaggtatatttatttcacaACCAACAAATAGATTCACTTTTTGTAATATTGAAGAATTATTAGAAGTAATCTTAAAAAGAACTGATCTTTATCCATTACCAAAACCAAATGAAACTTCTCTTTCAAAAAAAGGTATTTCAAGATCCttcattttattgtaattaaaaGTAGTTTTATccaattatttataaatagttCATAactgtatattaaaaattttatatatacaaagtcaatatttgtatataaaaaaagaacaatataataaaaaaagtaatattaataataatttttaaaataaaaatattaccaaCTATTAtgtcaaataatttataagtaaataatattaaagaaattatcagaagaataacatatataataatttcataTTCTTTTCTTTAAGTTTGAATCGAGTATCacttaaaaacttttttttttaaaatctatcTATAGTTGTTATAAAGTAAacaaataattgaaaatgattaattattaaatttttaaagtattgaaaatattttatttaattacaaaaaatgtCTGAATATATACTCCTTTAAACTTCTAACATAACCAAAAATTTTGTACTTTAAAGTTTCACTATTTCCAAAATTAGTATTTACTAACCcatcaaatttattaaaacattcaTATAGATCTTTCATAAATAATCTTAAACTAGGTTCTCTTGCCAAACAACTTTTcaaaatagtttttatatcatctggaaatttttcaacttcactataatttaataatgatattgttccttttgtaatttttttaattaattctttattatttgatatattcTCATATGGCCTTTTACCATCAGTATAAATTTCGTAAATAAGTACTCCATATGACCATACTTCTGATCGTGGTGAATATAATCCTTGTGATAATGTTTCCGGTGGCAACCAACGTATAGgcatttttttcatttctttCATAACAATAGATGTCTGTCTTAATGATAAACCAAAATCAGCTATTTTTGCTTTATCATCACCTCCTATT
This Strongyloides ratti genome assembly S_ratti_ED321, chromosome : 2 DNA region includes the following protein-coding sequences:
- a CDS encoding Tyrosine-protein kinase Fps85D; amino-acid sequence: MEQSKKNVESKKKDLILSKNHLISKLDRLANSSVNSVYSKNLLVGRKSKKTRMFFSNKKDNGHIECDIEEQTYFHGLLPRKYIGSNFKNPGDYLILLKYRGTEPRYFLELLDGDILVKRIEIVKENGYYYLSISGDNLKSFSSIPSLVKYYHRNQIPGYICLKNPIQRPKTFYCHSYVKYNKNDDLIGKGSFSTIYKGIINEGPHKGTPTIIKFLDHGKKETDKEYFKTIKKTYKYLIKEASILFETNDKNILTFYGICIDNLPIALLIEYCPEGTLESHLKKEKNNICIGELLYYCYDIVKGMKHLSMLKIVHKNLTPSSIFISNNGYLKIGSFSKASEYGCNDTMPTEIELRYQPPEYMLNKNIELNESTDIWSYGITVFQIFNNGLLPLQEINDEQFKERILQNNFFSFPKKCPDTLSFGMKKGIFISQPTNRFTFCNIEELLEVILKRTDLYPLPKPNETSLSKKGISRSFILL
- a CDS encoding Telomerase Cajal body protein 1 yields the protein MATQQAGIGSLLSLIKGTKKSSENNISHVVKKETKVTENISIKLPDVNYDFSNEPTLIELEKDCFMDKAKLKRPSVKFDNNYIRTVKFNKNGNYLISSSQDRILRLFFFDKNSNPKIRLVREKECAGFIYDACWSKTNDVFAFTSFQSPIHLYDTNGECINTFKGINNLDEMDTAKCVCFTNDSNNVIAGYKDKIRIFDMEKSGKQIYDINTYKKFNGGQKGNFTCLRVNPINDNLFIGSTTGDVIGVYSLSDNSCQMLISHEFDGITWMEYSKDGQYIFIGGRKDEGISCYDTRMLGIKLYDIPRPGVHNQRIEFEIDPSGSFLFSGTTLGSLRITDLRSGPSFQNTKEFNILSTSIPSLSLHPEENFVALGHGQRIFPSSIFIDEDDNNEVTENIPINNGISIYKF